A genome region from Osmerus mordax isolate fOsmMor3 chromosome 27, fOsmMor3.pri, whole genome shotgun sequence includes the following:
- the armh1 gene encoding armadillo-like helical domain containing protein 1 — protein sequence MSTSKEQAAISKIMSFLQEWDHGNKIVRSRMLNAFLTQNTGKTCPELEVEFAQVASLFLARLTAWMRLTYMFGTCLGLQLKAVGVFLSASSNHRYLIEFLEVGGVLTLLEILGQNQTKEEDRTEALSLLQIISNAGRKYKELICESHGVRAIAECLAKSKTEETQEAAQAVLESLAHGNPKYQNQVYRGLIALLPCTSPKAQQLVLQTLRIVQAIVKSSHPSIVEPLLNMLRSLHLEVQHEAIELIIDLCQYKVRPLLLRGLVALQKPAKERVQKHKILEDPEMTKMTESLPVFVQQAAAAKAVRLLAQGSQELSRELLSLRVVHNLLYTMGNQEHADAQRQASLALEHFVRTYLIVEEHVRRAMGTDLFTAFMLTAETLYMKMDEIQADILLSNKVNISEASEHRNSES from the exons ATGTCCACCAGCAAGGAACAAGCTGCTATCAGTAAAATAATGAGTTTCCTTCAAGAATGGGATCATGGCAATAAGATCGTGCGAAGCCGCATGCTCAATGCGTTTCTGACACAAAACACGGGAAAGACATGTCCTGAATTGGAAGTGGAGTTTGCACAAGTAGCCAGCCTCTTTTTGGCTCGGTTGACCGCTTGGATGAGGCTGAC ATACATGTTTGGGACATGCTTAGGTCTGCAATTGAAAGCAGTTGGCGTCTTCCTATCTGCATCAAGCAA TCATCGATATCTCATAGAATTTCTGGAAGTTGGAGGTGTTCTAACTCTCCTAGAGATCTTAGGCCAGAACCAGAccaaggaagaggacaggacagaggccctctctctgcttcaaatTATCTCAAATGCTGGACGCAAGTACAAGGAGCTCATCTGCGAAAGCCACG GTGTGAGAGCAATAGCAGAGTGCCTTGCAAAGTCAAAGACGGAGGAGACCCAAGAGGCAGCTCAGGCTGTGTTAGAGTCACTGGCCCATGGGAACCCCAAATACCAGAACCAGGTCTATAGGGGACTGATTGCACTTCTTCCCTGTACATCACCAAAAGCCCAACAGCTTGTCTTACAAACCCTCCGCATAGTGCAG GCTATTGTAAAGTCATCCCATCCCAGCATTGTAGAACCTTTGCTCAATATGCTCAGGTCTCTGCATCTAGAAGTACAGCATGAAG CTATTGAGCTGATCATAGATCTGTGTCAGTATAAAGTCAGGCCATTGCTGCTTAGGGGTCTGGTAGCTCTGCAGAAACCTGCCAAGGAGAGAGTACAGAAGCACAAGATCCTGGAAG ACCCGGAAATGACCAAAATGACTGAATCTCTACCAGTGTTTGTTCAACAAGCAGCTGCAGCCAAAGCTGTAAG ATTGCTTGCTCAGGGGAGTCAGGAGCTCTCCCGGGAGCTATTGTCTCTCAGAGTGGTACATAACCTACTGTACACCATGGGTAACCAGGAACATGCAGACGCCCAGAGACAAGCTAGCCTGGCTCTTGAG CACTTTGTCCGTACATACCTGATTGTGGAGGAGCACGTGCGCAGAGCCATGGGGACTGATTTGTTCACAGCCTTCATG CTCACAGCTGAAACTCTGTACATGAAGATGGATGAAATCCAAGCGGATATACTTTTATCAAATAAAGTCAACATATCAGAAG CGTCAGAGCATCGTAACTcagagagctga